In one Pseudomonadota bacterium genomic region, the following are encoded:
- the glmU gene encoding bifunctional UDP-N-acetylglucosamine diphosphorylase/glucosamine-1-phosphate N-acetyltransferase GlmU, whose product MPTALIVLAAGRGTRMQSDLPKVLHEIAGAPLLVHALDSARELEAEQKIVVTGSGAEAVEAAAMAHDETLTCVRQTEQLGTGHAVLQAKEALAGHEGPAFVLYGDTPFVRPETLRAMAEALEEASVVVLGFEAADPGQYGRLVTEGDRLLRIVEWKDASAQERAITLCNSGLVAADATLLFELLGEVTNTNAAGEYYLTDLPGLAGQRGLVTRVVTCPEEETLGINSRADLAAATAAFQARARREALEDGAQLDAPDTVFFAFDTVLGRDCTVEPNVVFGPGVTVETGARIRAFSHLEGCHVARGAVVGPYARLRPGAELAEDVRVGNFVEVKAAEIGEGAKINHLSYIGDAAIGAGTNVGAGTITCNYDGVMKHRTEIGKNAFIGSNTMLVAPVTVGDEAMTGSGSVITKDVAEGDLAVARARQENKPGLARRLMAKLRDIKAKKGK is encoded by the coding sequence ATGCCCACTGCACTCATCGTCCTGGCCGCCGGGCGCGGCACGCGGATGCAATCGGACCTGCCCAAGGTGCTCCACGAGATCGCGGGCGCGCCGCTTCTTGTCCATGCGCTCGACAGCGCCCGGGAGCTGGAGGCCGAGCAGAAGATCGTCGTCACCGGATCCGGCGCCGAGGCGGTGGAGGCCGCGGCGATGGCCCATGACGAGACCCTGACGTGTGTCCGCCAGACAGAGCAGCTCGGCACCGGGCATGCCGTGCTTCAGGCAAAGGAGGCCCTCGCGGGCCACGAGGGCCCCGCCTTCGTGCTCTACGGCGACACGCCCTTCGTGCGCCCCGAGACGCTGCGGGCCATGGCGGAGGCGCTCGAGGAGGCCAGCGTCGTTGTGCTCGGCTTCGAGGCCGCCGATCCCGGGCAATACGGGCGGCTCGTGACGGAGGGCGACCGGCTCCTCCGGATCGTGGAATGGAAGGACGCCTCCGCGCAGGAACGCGCGATCACGCTCTGCAACAGCGGGCTTGTCGCCGCCGATGCCACGCTCCTTTTCGAGCTTCTCGGCGAGGTGACGAACACCAACGCGGCGGGCGAGTACTACCTGACCGACCTGCCGGGGCTCGCCGGCCAGCGCGGGCTCGTCACCCGCGTCGTCACCTGCCCGGAGGAAGAGACGCTGGGGATCAATTCCCGGGCAGACCTCGCCGCCGCCACGGCCGCGTTCCAGGCACGGGCCCGGCGCGAGGCGCTGGAGGACGGTGCGCAACTCGACGCGCCCGACACTGTCTTTTTCGCCTTCGACACGGTGCTCGGCCGGGATTGCACGGTGGAGCCCAATGTCGTCTTCGGCCCTGGCGTGACCGTGGAGACCGGGGCCCGCATCCGTGCGTTCTCCCATCTCGAGGGGTGCCATGTCGCCCGCGGGGCCGTCGTGGGCCCCTATGCCCGCCTCCGCCCCGGCGCGGAGCTCGCCGAGGACGTGCGCGTGGGCAACTTCGTGGAGGTGAAGGCCGCCGAGATCGGCGAAGGCGCCAAGATCAATCACCTCTCCTATATCGGCGACGCGGCCATCGGCGCGGGCACGAATGTGGGCGCAGGCACCATCACGTGCAACTACGACGGCGTCATGAAGCACCGCACGGAGATCGGGAAAAACGCCTTCATCGGCTCGAACACGATGCTCGTGGCGCCGGTGACGGTGGGCGACGAGGCCATGACGGGCTCCGGCTCCGTCATCACGAAGGACGTCGCCGAGGGCGACCTCGCCGTGGCCCGCGCGCGGCAGGAGAACAAGCCCGGCCTCGCGCGGAGGCTGATGGCCAAACTGCGCGACATCAAGGCGAAGAAAGGCAAGTAA
- the glmS gene encoding glutamine--fructose-6-phosphate transaminase (isomerizing) yields the protein MCGIVGILGRHEVAPMLVEGLRRLEYRGYDSAGIATVNDGALDRRRAVGKLVNLSDLLVHQPLAGKSGIGHTRWATHGAPTELNAHPHRAAKVAVVHNGIVENYRELRDELKTHGIEFVTQTDTETVALLCQHFMDGGQSPVDAARSTVARLEGAFALAFLFDGLPDLMVAARKGSPLAIGHGEGEVFLGSDAIALAPLTDRITYLEEGDFAVLTRQSIDIEDRHGRRANRAVHTVQIDQGATDKGGHKHFMAKEIAEQPAVIDRCLAAYLDGDTITLPDGFDFEGIERVTLVACGTAFYACMVAKYWFEQLARLPVEIDIASEFRYREPPVSPNTLAIFVSQSGETADTLAALRYMEGKAAKIAAVVNVTTSTIARESDLVFPIHAGTEIGVASTKAFTCQLTVLALLALKAALAKGQPLPEDALENLRLVPGLVQHALTLAQRSTDVSRSLAEARDIIFLGRGALYPLAMEGALKLKEISYIHAEGYASGELKHGPIALIDDSVPVVVMAPRDALFDKTVSNMQEVMARGGRVVLITDSAGAKMAGDGAWETILLPEIDPLFAPILYAVPAQMLAYYTAVAKGTDVDQPRNLAKSVTVE from the coding sequence ATGTGCGGAATCGTAGGAATTCTCGGAAGGCACGAAGTCGCGCCCATGCTCGTCGAGGGGCTCCGGCGGCTCGAATATCGCGGCTATGACAGCGCGGGCATCGCCACCGTCAACGATGGCGCGCTCGACCGCCGCCGCGCGGTGGGCAAGCTCGTCAATCTGAGCGATCTCCTCGTGCATCAGCCGCTCGCGGGCAAATCCGGGATCGGGCATACCCGCTGGGCCACCCACGGCGCGCCCACCGAGCTCAACGCCCATCCCCACCGCGCCGCCAAGGTCGCCGTCGTCCATAACGGGATCGTGGAGAATTACCGGGAGCTGCGCGACGAGCTGAAGACGCACGGGATCGAGTTCGTCACGCAGACCGATACCGAGACGGTCGCCCTCCTCTGCCAGCATTTCATGGATGGCGGGCAATCGCCCGTGGACGCCGCGCGGAGCACCGTGGCCCGGCTCGAGGGTGCCTTTGCTCTGGCCTTTCTCTTCGACGGGCTGCCTGACCTTATGGTCGCCGCGCGGAAGGGCTCCCCCCTCGCCATCGGGCACGGCGAAGGCGAGGTCTTCCTCGGCTCCGACGCCATCGCGCTCGCGCCGCTCACGGATCGCATCACCTATCTCGAAGAGGGCGATTTCGCCGTCCTCACCCGCCAGAGCATCGACATCGAGGACAGGCACGGGCGCCGGGCCAACCGCGCGGTCCATACCGTCCAGATCGACCAGGGCGCCACGGACAAGGGCGGCCACAAGCACTTCATGGCCAAGGAAATCGCCGAGCAGCCCGCCGTTATTGACCGCTGCCTTGCGGCCTATCTTGACGGGGACACGATCACGCTGCCCGACGGGTTCGATTTCGAGGGGATCGAGCGTGTCACGCTCGTGGCCTGCGGCACGGCCTTTTACGCCTGCATGGTGGCCAAGTACTGGTTCGAGCAGCTGGCGCGGCTCCCCGTGGAGATCGATATCGCCTCCGAATTCCGCTACCGCGAGCCACCGGTAAGCCCGAACACGCTCGCGATTTTTGTGAGCCAATCCGGCGAGACGGCAGATACGCTGGCCGCGCTCCGCTACATGGAAGGCAAGGCGGCCAAGATCGCCGCCGTCGTCAACGTCACGACCTCGACCATCGCGCGGGAGAGCGACCTCGTCTTCCCCATCCACGCGGGTACGGAGATCGGCGTGGCCTCCACGAAGGCCTTCACCTGCCAGCTCACGGTGCTGGCGCTCCTCGCGCTGAAGGCCGCTCTCGCCAAGGGACAGCCCTTGCCCGAGGACGCCCTCGAAAACCTGCGCCTCGTGCCGGGCCTCGTGCAGCACGCACTCACACTCGCCCAGCGGTCCACCGACGTCTCGCGTTCGCTGGCAGAGGCGCGCGACATCATCTTTCTCGGCCGCGGCGCGCTCTATCCCCTGGCGATGGAAGGTGCGCTGAAGCTAAAGGAAATCAGCTACATACACGCCGAAGGTTATGCGTCAGGTGAGCTGAAACACGGCCCCATCGCCCTTATCGACGACAGCGTGCCCGTGGTCGTCATGGCCCCGCGTGACGCCCTCTTCGACAAGACCGTCTCCAACATGCAGGAGGTGATGGCGCGCGGCGGGCGCGTCGTGCTCATCACCGACAGCGCCGGGGCGAAGATGGCCGGCGACGGCGCGTGGGAGACGATCCTCTTGCCCGAGATCGACCCGCTCTTCGCCCCCATCCTCTATGCGGTGCCCGCGCAGATGCTCGCCTACTACACCGCCGTGGCCAAGGGGACGGACGTGGACCAGCCGCGCA